In a genomic window of Meriones unguiculatus strain TT.TT164.6M chromosome 8, Bangor_MerUng_6.1, whole genome shotgun sequence:
- the Prrt1b gene encoding proline rich transmembrane protein 1B, with protein sequence MEAGSDAKGGDSPTGPEDSPAAADPRSPAQPSLPQLPRRPQLLDEDAGSEEDRAAAAEGDELARGDPEPPSAPGEAGPGPKATGGTVPPIGFVGEPPPYAPPDPKAVALLYPPFPQVPVLFQPAPGPAAIYPPPPGPLFPPAAGGASFPFPAYGGPVAGAPAPMQVEHRPLPKDFMMESVLVTLFCCLLTGLIAIVYSHETRAALGRGDLAQAEAASRKARSLVLFSLLFGVFVSTSWVIYVSLWKDMATSSPAQGSGSGQYGLSPGVPAWSCTLAHAGRDQDYYVGQQSGRTSCVLQRTRLLSVFLCVQLNPQVCLPPFLAV encoded by the exons ATGGAGGCAG GTTCCGACGCCAAGGGGGGCGACAGCCCCACAGGCCCGGAGGACTCCCCAGCCGCCGCCGACCCGCGCAGCCCAGCGCAGCCGTCGCTCCCGCAGCTCCCCCGCCGCCCGCAGCTGCTGGACGAAGATGCGGGGTCGGAGGAGGACCGGGCCGCTGCCGCAGAGGGCGATGAGCTGGCCCGGGGAGACCCAGAACCCCCGTCCGCGCCGGGCGAGGCGGGGCCCGGGCCCAAGGCCACCGGCGGCACGGTGCCGCCCATCGGCTTCGTGGGCGAGCCCCCGCCCTACGCGCCGCCGGACCCCAAGGCGGTGGCGCTGCTCTATCCGCCCTTCCCCCAGGTGCCCGTGCTGTTCCAGCCTGCGCCCGGGCCTGCAGCGATCTACCCGCCTCCGCCCGGCCCGCTCTTCCCACCTGCGGCTGGAGGagcctccttccccttccctgcg TATGGCGGCCCCGTGGCTGGTGCCCCCGCCCCCATGCAAGTGGAACACAGGCCGCTGCCCAAGGACTTCATGATGGAGTCGGTGCTGGTGACCCTGTTCTGTTGCCTGCTCACAGGGCTTATTGCCATCGTCTACTCCCACGAG ACTCGAGCAGCCCTGGGCAGGGGTGACCTGgcacaggcagaggcagcctcAAGGAAGGCCCGCTCACTCGTGCTCTTCAGCCTGCTCTTCGGAGTGTTCGTGTCTACCAGCTGGGTCATCTATGTG AGCCTCTGGAAGGACATGGCTACCTCCAGCCCAGCTCAGGGATCCGGCTCTGGTCAGTATGGACTCTCCCCCGGAGTTCCGGCCTGGTCTTGCACCCTTGCCCACGCTGGGAGAGATCAGGACTACTATGTCGGTCAACAAAGTGGCAGAACTTCCTGTGTACTTCAGAGGACACGGCtactttctgtcttcctttgtgtGCAGTTGAATCCCCAGGTCTGTCTCCCGCCTTTCCTGGCTGTCTGA